The nucleotide sequence CTAGGAAGATATCTATCCCTTTTTAAAGTACTTTATTCAAAAAATAAATCGAAATTACTTAAGAATTTTAATCCTATTAAATTTCAGAAAGAAATAATCTTTGTATATTTATATCGTAAACGATTTAATCTTAAAAGATTTAAAATATGAAAACTTCATTATTTCAAAATATAATGCGTGTACTTTTGGGTAGCATGATGACCTTTGCGGGGATTGGTCACCTTACTTTTCAGCGAGGAGAATTTCAGGCTCAAGTACCAAGATGGTTGCCAAACTCACCAGAATTTATGGATATTATTGTACTGGCCTCTGGAATAATGGAAATCTCATTGGGATTATGCCTTATATTCTGGGTAAGTAAAAAGGTGAAAATCGGTATTTTTCTAGCGATATTTTATGTATTAATTTTCCCCGGAAACATATCTCAATATACCAACGGGATCGATGCATTTGGATTAGATACCGATCAAAAGCGATTGATTCGTTTATTTTTTCAGCCTGTCCTTATTCTTTGGGCATTGTGGTCTACAGGAGCATTAAAATACCTCTTGAATAAGCGAAAATCTTAATAAGATTAATTAGGGTAAATTATAAACCAAAAAAACCACCTTCTGAGGTGGTTTTTTTAGTTTAAATATTTTGCGCTTTCAATTAAGCTTCACAACTCGAACAGTTTACAATGTTCGAAACGAATTCTTTAGAAACACTCTGGCTTCTTTGATAATATAAGGTTTTTACTCCTAATTTCCAGGCTTCGATCATTAACTGGTTTACATCTCTTACCGCTACTCCCGCAGGAATATTAAGATTTAAACTTTGTGCCTGATCGATAAACTTCTGTCTTACCGATGCTTGCTGAATAATCTCTAATTGACTAATCTCTTTAAAAGTTTTAAAGATATCTTTTTCCTCCTGAGTGAGCGTTTCCAAATGCTGAACACTACCATGATTCAACATAATACTTCTCCAGGTATCTTCGTTGTCCAAGCCTTTTTCTTCAAGTAATTGCTTCAGGTATTTGTTTTTACGCATAAAGTTACCTTTAGCAAGTCCTGCTTTATAGTAATTACTACTGAAAGGTTCGATTCCTGGTGATGTTTGTCCTAGAATTGCTGAAGATGAAGTTGTTGGCGCAATTGCCATTAAGGTGGTGTTTCTTAAACCATAGCCTTTAAGTATTTCGGGCTCTCCATAAATAGTTGCCAGTTCTTTACTCGCTTTTGTAGCTTTAGCACTGATATCTTCAAAAATCTGATGCGTTAATCCTTTAGCTCGCATTCCTTCAAAAGGAATTCTGTTTTTCTGCAAGTAAGAATGCCATCCCATAGCTCCTAATCCAAGTGCACGGTGATTTTTGGCGAAACGATTTGCAGAAGCTAAATAATGATTTCCTTCAGTTTTAGCAATAAATTCCTGTAATACTCCGTCTAAGAAATAAACAGCTAGTTTAACCGCTTCAGTATCTTTCCACTCATCATATAATTCAAGATTCATAGAGGATAAACAACAGATAAAGGATTCGTCTTCCGTAGAAGGCAAAGCAATTTCAGAACAAAGATTACTAGAATGTATAGTTCTGTTTTTATCCTTATAAACCTGTGGCTTAAATCGGTTAATATTATCTTTAAATAAAATGTACGGTAAACCTTTTTGTTGGCGACTTTCTAAAACTTTAGCCCAAATTTCACGTTTTTCACTATCACCTTCAATCATCTCTTGCATCCAGTAATCTGGAACACACACACCGTTAAATAAATTCTGAATAGGATTCCCGATATTCTTGATTTCCAAAAACTCTTTAATATCTGGGTGATCGATATCTAAATAAGCAGCAAAAGCTCCACGACGCACACCACCCTGAGAAATAGTATCCATAGCAGTGTCAAAAAGCTTCATAAAACTTGTTGCTCCACTACTCTTCCCATTATCAGTAACAGCACTTCCACGACCACGTAATTCACCAAAATATCCAGATGTTCCTCCACCAATTTTGGTTTGCATGATCACCTCGCCAAGTTTATGCGTAATTCCTTCAATATTATCTGGTACATACACGTTAAAACATGAAATTGGTAATCCACGTTCGGTTCCCATATTTGCCCAGATTGGAGAACTTAAACTCATCCAACCACGCTCTATCATTTCAATAAAAGCTTCAGCAAGTTCTGGTTTGTACAATCTTTTTGCAGAAGCGTTTGCGATACGCTCGATAGCAGATTTTACCGTTTCTCCTTTTAATAAATAGCCACGATTTAAGATCTGCTGACTTTCGTCATTAAGCCACCAAAGTCTTTTGTTTTTAGGCTCGTCTGCAATTAGAGGCTGAGTTTGTACGTTTGTCGTCATGGGAATTTCAGTTTTAATGTTTGGCGCTTATTTAAAAAAGATCTGATGCTGTAATACTTTTATCGTGCTTGGTATAATCTACGGGACGTCTTGCAAAGAAATCATCTAAACTATTTGCAAAAACTTCTTCTTCGAACCACAACATTGGCTGATATTCAGCTGCACTAATGTTGTATAATTTTGGAAGTCCGATGCTTTTTAAACTATCATCTAAACGGAATTTCATAAAATCCATTAGATTCTTTTTATTGATATTCTCTAGTTCTCCGTTTTCAAAAATCCAATCTAAAATCTCTCCCTCTACTTCTATAGAAGTTTTGATGATGTCATTTAACTTCTGAATCATTTCTTCATTGAAATAATCTGGATATTCTTCACGTATCTTGTTAATAATGTAGATCCCTGCATTGGCATGAATTTGCTCGTCTACTGAAGTCCATGCGATAATATTACTCACATTCTTCATCACTCCTTTAAAACGATTAAAGGATAATACGATCGCGAATTGACTAAAAAGCGATACATTTTCAATTAAGATGGAGAATAATATTAAAGACGATACATAATCTTTAGGATCGTCTGCATTGGTATGCTCTAGCGCTTCAGATAAATACTCAATACGTTTTTTGATCGCAGGTACTTCTACAACATTAGCGAATTCATTACTATATCCTAAAACTTCTAAAAGTCTTGAGTAGGCCTGTGAATGTCTAAATTCACATTCAGCAAAAGTACTTCCTAAACCATTAAATTCTGGTTTTGGTAAGTGTTTATAAAGATCACCCCAAAATGATTTTACGGCAACTTCAATTTGTGCAATAGCCAACAAACTTTTCTTAACAACATCCTTTTCACCTTCATTTAGATAAGTGTGAAAATCCTGCACATCAGCTGTAAAATCTACTTCAGAATGTACCCAAAATGATTGATTAATAGCATCTGTAAAATCTAGAACTCCGGGATACTCGAAAGGCTTATAATTTAGCCGCTTATTAAAAATACTCATACTGCTGTTGTGTTAATAATGGAACAAAGATCAAAAGCATAAACACTTATGGTAGGATTTATCACAAATTCTCATCGAAAATCTGTAAAAGTAGGTATCCATGACCATTACTTTTTATGCGAAAGCAAAAGTCATTGAAACGAAGAAAAGGTATTCTGGCTTATTAGCAGGGCTAATTTACAGTATATAAAAGCTCATGATTTGCACATGATTCCTTCAAAAAACTTAATAAAATTTCGTTCAATAATCTCATGTCAAAACTACGATCTAAGAAGACATATTTTAGAAAAAATCTATTATAGTTATTCACAATTTTGTAAACAATTTCGAAACTACTGATTTATAAAGTTTTACATTTTATTTCGTAATTAATTGAAAATTAAAAAGTTAATTTTTTGATAAGACCAAATTGTTTACAAAAAATATAAACTTTTAAAAATAAAACATTGAAAACTAAACCGGTATAAACAATCTAAAAACGGGAAGAAAGACACTTAAATATTGGCGCAAAGATAGCAAAAGGCAGTTTTAATAAACCCATTTTTTTATAATTATATTGAAAAAATTTACGAACCTATTTTAAGATAGGAAGAATAGCTGCATCGCTTTCGATTTCCAGCTTTAAGATCTTAGCTACTGTTGGAGCGAATTGAGCGGTATAGTATTGATTTTCTTCTTTCAATTCTCCCATATTTTTAATGTTAGCACCAAATGCCGCAATCCAGGTTTGATTAGAATTAGGTATAGATTGGCCGTGATGTTTCCAATTATTATCTGCTGTAGTACCAGTACCGCGCCCGTGATCGGTAGTTATTAATATCGAAGTTTTACCTTTATAATAATTATCATTGCTTATATATGTCCAAATTTCTTTGATCATATCATCTGTTCGCCTGGCGGATGTTAAATAATGATCGTAGCGGCCATCATGTGCATAATCATCTGTTTCTCCATAAGCTATGTACAAAATATCAGGTTTTTGATGTTTTAAAGCCTCCATAGCATAATTATTAGTAAACACATCAAACCGAACTCCGCCCCACCGCTTTGGAGTTTCCTTCTGAATTTTATCTAAAAACAATTCTTTAGCAGATGGGTCTTCAGCCAAAGATGATCTGTACCCAGCATTTACCGGCAAACCGCTTCGTTTCTCATTCAGTATAAATGGAAAAACATCCCAACTTCCAAAGGCCAACACTTTTCCGCTAAATTGATCTGTATTATTCGCAATCTCTAAAAACGTTTTATTAGGATTGTAGATTTTATCATTACCTTTTATATTGGTATCATCTGCTTTACCGGTTAATATCTCGTTGTAACCAGGAAATGATACCACTCTTGTATTTGTTAAGTTTACCTTATTATTTTCTCTTCGATTACCAAGCATAACTCCATTTTGTGCAATGTGGTTCCAAAAAAACGGGAATAATAATTCTCTTCGTTTCTCTGGAGTGTCAGCCCAAAATTGGTTGTTTAAGCCTCTAATATTATCTACAAAGTCTTCATTATTTATAAAAGTAGAATCGGCACCACCAAATAACTCTTGCCAGCGCAAACCATCCAGCGTGATTACAATCACTTTATCGTCTTGCTGTGCTTGGCAAAATTGTGTGTACAGAATGAAAGTGGCGGCTATTAATTTTAAACTTGTTTTCATAATATTAGTTAAGAGCGCTAAAATACAACCACAAATTACTCAATGGAATACCGTAGTTTAAGAAAACAATAATTTTTAAGATTAAATTATTTACTATCATTGTAAGCTTAAGAAAGGAGCTTATTACGAATTGAATTCCAAATACTTAAAAATTCTAATGTCATTTTAATCTCGATCCAAAGTATTTTTAATAACTGCATTCTATATTCGCGTTTTATTTCAAAAATCAGTTAAAATCAAAAGAATTTGAATGAACGCAACTTTTGATTAATTTTAAAACTTGATTTCAATATAAATCTTTAGATAAAAAAACATACCTAAATATATGGCCAAAAGTTCAATTTCCCCCTGGAAGAAATTATTTCATCTTCTTCAATTGGAAAGGCGTGATATTCTAAATGTTTTATACTACGCGATATTTGCCGGACTTATAGGACTTACGGTTCCTTTGGGAATCCAAGCAATTATTAACTTAATCCAAGGAGCCCAGGTTTCTACTTCCTGGATTTTACTTACAGGATTGGTGACTACTGGTGTTGCTTTTGTGGGTGTTTTACAGGTGCTTCAATTAGACCTTGTTGAAATTATACAGGAGAAAGTCTTTGCTAGAATTTCTTTTGAATTCATCTATAGATTCCCCAAAATGCGGGTTAGAGAATTAGAAAACTATTATCCGCCAGAACTTGCAAATCGCTTTTTTGATGTTTTAACCTTGCAAAAAGGACTTCAGAAATTACTATTAGAATTTCCTGCTGCAGTTATCCAGATCATATTCGGGCTTTTACTACTCTCTTTTTATCATGCGTTTTTTATCGGGTTTAGCCTTTTGCTACTCATTTTAATTTTTGTGATTTTTAAATTCACATTAACTAAAGCGCTAAAAAGTAGCATTATGGAATCTAAAAAGAAATACCACGTGGCTTTTTGGATTCAGCAAGTTGCCGGGAATTTTAGAATTTTTAAAACATTCCCCGACGAATATGAGCAGAATAAAAATAACAAACTAGTTACTAAATATCTCGACGAAAGACAGAATCACTTTAATACCGTAAAAAATCAATTCAAATTAATGGTTGCTTTTAAGGTAATCGTAACCTTGGGCCTATTATTGATTGGTGGTTTATTGGTGTTGAATCAACAAATGAATATTGGGCAATTTGTTGCTGCGGAAATTATCATTGTGATGGTTATCAATTCAGTTGAAAAAATTGGGTTTAGCCTGGAAACTATTTACGATATGGTAACCGCGGTAGAAAAGCTTGATGAAGTAATTTCTAAAAAATTAGATAGAAAAACGGGGATCAATGAAAATGATATTCATCTATTCCCTATCAAAATCGAAGGATTACATATTGAAAAAACTGTAGTTCCAGATTTGGTTATTAACCGAAGTGACAGAATTAATCTTGTGGGCTCTGAAGTTGTAATCAATGATTTTTTCCATTATTTATCTGGGATGAAAAAAACGCATAAAGGGCGCATATACCTAGATAAACAAGAAATTGCAAATATAAATATTGATAAATACAGGGATAATATAGGATTACTATTTAATACCGACAGTATTTTTGAAGGTACCATTTGGGAAAATCTTACGCTGAGTAACCCTAATATGAGTTCAGATCGGGTATACGAATTGCTGGAAGATTTCAAAATTATCGATCACGTGAACACATTACCAGAATCTTTAAATACGTATGTTTTCTCCGGAAGTAATAAAATTGGTGCTAAAACAGCCAAGAAGATCTGTCTAATACGAGAATTATTAAAAAAACCTGAAATATTGATGATCGAGAAAGGATTTATTCTTTCTAAAGAAGATTTGAATGCCTTAATGAAATGTGCAGAAAAAGAAAACACCTGTATATTCCTGGCAGACGATAAAGAAGATATTGAAGGTTTTGAGCCACTATTTTTAAAAAGAAAATAAAATTATATATAAATGATCAATCTTTCTAATACAAAATTAGGCGGAAAAGTAAAGTTTGAAGACTTTAGTGCTTTTTCACTGATCGTGAAAAGAAGTCATCACAAACTTCTTTCCAGGATTTTGTTAGGAACTTTTGTGTTTTTACTCATTCTATTGTTTTTCCCCTGGACACAAACGATAAGCAGTAGAGGTTTTGTAACCACCCTAAAACCCGATCAAAGACCGCAGACGCTCCAATCCCCTATTCCCGGACAAATACAAAAATGGTATGTTCAGGAAGGTGATTTTGTAAATAAAGGCGATACAATTTTACATATTTCTGAAGTTAAAAATGAATATTTCGATCCGCTTTTAGTCGAAAGAACCGGTGACCAGTTAAATTCTAAAAGTGGTTCCCTGCAATCCTACGGACAAAAAATTGAAGCCTTAGAACGCCAAATGCAAGCGGTAAAACGTGAGCGAGAATTAAAATTAGAGCAAACCCGAAATAAAAGAAAGCAAGCTCAACTAAAAATTAATAGCGACAGTATATCTTTAGAAGCCGCTATAGTAAATTTAAGTATTGCCGATCGACAATATAAACGTATTGCCGAGCTTTACGAAGAAGGACTAAAGTCCAGGCTAGATCTGGAAACCAAACAATCGAAATTCCAAGAAGCGCAAGCCAAAGTAATCGATTTGGAAAATAAACTCCTAAGTAGCAAAAATGAGTTACTAAATGCAATAATGGAGGTAAATCGTATTGAAGCTAATTATATAGATAAGATCAATAAGATTGAAGGTGAAATTTCTACGGCTAATTCTTCGCGATTTGATGCTGCTGCCCAGGTTTCAAAGTTGGAAAATTCACTTTCCAATTATCAGATTAGGAAAAACATGTTATACATCCGTGCGCCGCAGGACGGATATATAAACCGTGCATTAAAACAAGGTATTGGAGAAACCTTTAAAGAAGGAGAGCAATTGGTGACCATAATGCCATCTAATATCGATATTGCAGTAGAAACTTATGTTCAGCCAATAGATCTGCCATTATTGAATATTGGAGATCATGTAAGAGTACAGTTTGATGGATGGCCGGCCATTGTATTTAGCGGATGGCCAAATGCCTCTTATGGAACTTACGGTGCAAAGGTAGTTGCTATCGAGAATTTTATTAGCGATAATGGCAAATATCGAATTTTACTTTCCCCAGATAATAATGAAAAAGATAAGCATGCCTGGCCAAAAGCATTAAGAGCAGGATCTGGAGCAAGAACACTCGCGCTACTTGACGATGTACCTATTTGGTACGAATTATGGCGAAATCTAAACGGTTTTCCTCCAAACTATTATACTAGTGAGGATAAGCAAAAAGACGGAAAGAAAAGTGACTCCAAAGATGCTAAGAAGTAATATGCGAAAGTTTATTTGTCTTTTTTATTTTTCAATTTTTGGTGTTTTCTTCGGAAATGCTCAAGAGAAAGGGTCTGAAATATTTACGCTGCAGGAGTTTTTAGCGATGGTAAAACGCTATCATCCAATTGTTGCTCAGGCCAATTTAGATCTATCTGCTGCTGAAGCAAAATTGCTTAAATCTCGAGGTGCTTTTGATCCTAAATTAGAAGGCGGAGTTAAAGAAAAAAACTTTAAAGGAACGGAATATTATTCCTTGTGGAATGGAACTTTTAAGATTCCTACCTGGTATGGAATTGATTTAAAAGCAGGATACGAGCAAAATGAAGGTTATTACTTAAATCCTGAGCATACCACTCCAGATGATGGATTATGGAGCGCTGGTGTGAATGTAAGATTAGCTCAGGGACTACTTTATAATGAAAGAATGAATAGCCTAAAACAGGCTAAAATTTTCAGAAGACAATCTGAAGTTGAACGTGATATTCAGATCAATCAAGTACTTGCTGATGCTGCAAAAGCTTATG is from Zunongwangia endophytica and encodes:
- a CDS encoding DoxX family protein; translated protein: MKTSLFQNIMRVLLGSMMTFAGIGHLTFQRGEFQAQVPRWLPNSPEFMDIIVLASGIMEISLGLCLIFWVSKKVKIGIFLAIFYVLIFPGNISQYTNGIDAFGLDTDQKRLIRLFFQPVLILWALWSTGALKYLLNKRKS
- a CDS encoding ribonucleoside-diphosphate reductase subunit alpha, whose translation is MTTNVQTQPLIADEPKNKRLWWLNDESQQILNRGYLLKGETVKSAIERIANASAKRLYKPELAEAFIEMIERGWMSLSSPIWANMGTERGLPISCFNVYVPDNIEGITHKLGEVIMQTKIGGGTSGYFGELRGRGSAVTDNGKSSGATSFMKLFDTAMDTISQGGVRRGAFAAYLDIDHPDIKEFLEIKNIGNPIQNLFNGVCVPDYWMQEMIEGDSEKREIWAKVLESRQQKGLPYILFKDNINRFKPQVYKDKNRTIHSSNLCSEIALPSTEDESFICCLSSMNLELYDEWKDTEAVKLAVYFLDGVLQEFIAKTEGNHYLASANRFAKNHRALGLGAMGWHSYLQKNRIPFEGMRAKGLTHQIFEDISAKATKASKELATIYGEPEILKGYGLRNTTLMAIAPTTSSSAILGQTSPGIEPFSSNYYKAGLAKGNFMRKNKYLKQLLEEKGLDNEDTWRSIMLNHGSVQHLETLTQEEKDIFKTFKEISQLEIIQQASVRQKFIDQAQSLNLNIPAGVAVRDVNQLMIEAWKLGVKTLYYQRSQSVSKEFVSNIVNCSSCEA
- a CDS encoding ribonucleotide-diphosphate reductase subunit beta, with product MSIFNKRLNYKPFEYPGVLDFTDAINQSFWVHSEVDFTADVQDFHTYLNEGEKDVVKKSLLAIAQIEVAVKSFWGDLYKHLPKPEFNGLGSTFAECEFRHSQAYSRLLEVLGYSNEFANVVEVPAIKKRIEYLSEALEHTNADDPKDYVSSLILFSILIENVSLFSQFAIVLSFNRFKGVMKNVSNIIAWTSVDEQIHANAGIYIINKIREEYPDYFNEEMIQKLNDIIKTSIEVEGEILDWIFENGELENINKKNLMDFMKFRLDDSLKSIGLPKLYNISAAEYQPMLWFEEEVFANSLDDFFARRPVDYTKHDKSITASDLF
- a CDS encoding alkaline phosphatase family protein; the protein is MKTSLKLIAATFILYTQFCQAQQDDKVIVITLDGLRWQELFGGADSTFINNEDFVDNIRGLNNQFWADTPEKRRELLFPFFWNHIAQNGVMLGNRRENNKVNLTNTRVVSFPGYNEILTGKADDTNIKGNDKIYNPNKTFLEIANNTDQFSGKVLAFGSWDVFPFILNEKRSGLPVNAGYRSSLAEDPSAKELFLDKIQKETPKRWGGVRFDVFTNNYAMEALKHQKPDILYIAYGETDDYAHDGRYDHYLTSARRTDDMIKEIWTYISNDNYYKGKTSILITTDHGRGTGTTADNNWKHHGQSIPNSNQTWIAAFGANIKNMGELKEENQYYTAQFAPTVAKILKLEIESDAAILPILK
- a CDS encoding ATP-binding cassette domain-containing protein — its product is MAKSSISPWKKLFHLLQLERRDILNVLYYAIFAGLIGLTVPLGIQAIINLIQGAQVSTSWILLTGLVTTGVAFVGVLQVLQLDLVEIIQEKVFARISFEFIYRFPKMRVRELENYYPPELANRFFDVLTLQKGLQKLLLEFPAAVIQIIFGLLLLSFYHAFFIGFSLLLLILIFVIFKFTLTKALKSSIMESKKKYHVAFWIQQVAGNFRIFKTFPDEYEQNKNNKLVTKYLDERQNHFNTVKNQFKLMVAFKVIVTLGLLLIGGLLVLNQQMNIGQFVAAEIIIVMVINSVEKIGFSLETIYDMVTAVEKLDEVISKKLDRKTGINENDIHLFPIKIEGLHIEKTVVPDLVINRSDRINLVGSEVVINDFFHYLSGMKKTHKGRIYLDKQEIANINIDKYRDNIGLLFNTDSIFEGTIWENLTLSNPNMSSDRVYELLEDFKIIDHVNTLPESLNTYVFSGSNKIGAKTAKKICLIRELLKKPEILMIEKGFILSKEDLNALMKCAEKENTCIFLADDKEDIEGFEPLFLKRK
- a CDS encoding HlyD family secretion protein, with the translated sequence MINLSNTKLGGKVKFEDFSAFSLIVKRSHHKLLSRILLGTFVFLLILLFFPWTQTISSRGFVTTLKPDQRPQTLQSPIPGQIQKWYVQEGDFVNKGDTILHISEVKNEYFDPLLVERTGDQLNSKSGSLQSYGQKIEALERQMQAVKRERELKLEQTRNKRKQAQLKINSDSISLEAAIVNLSIADRQYKRIAELYEEGLKSRLDLETKQSKFQEAQAKVIDLENKLLSSKNELLNAIMEVNRIEANYIDKINKIEGEISTANSSRFDAAAQVSKLENSLSNYQIRKNMLYIRAPQDGYINRALKQGIGETFKEGEQLVTIMPSNIDIAVETYVQPIDLPLLNIGDHVRVQFDGWPAIVFSGWPNASYGTYGAKVVAIENFISDNGKYRILLSPDNNEKDKHAWPKALRAGSGARTLALLDDVPIWYELWRNLNGFPPNYYTSEDKQKDGKKSDSKDAKK